From the genome of Zalophus californianus isolate mZalCal1 chromosome 6, mZalCal1.pri.v2, whole genome shotgun sequence, one region includes:
- the C2CD4B gene encoding C2 calcium-dependent domain-containing protein 4B: MRLLGKLRASAPEPAFTNVLTPARIPEFCIPPRLPAPCVPESPPPAAALPQRCAAEPDLWPRGADDAAGHTDWDPRSQAALSLPHLPRARTAYGFCALLESPHTRRKESLFLGSPGAAPLLPPGAAPAPAPALPAGPRPIPDAPAPPPGAHRLLRAPEGLLSRALRARRSRGLARARCASSRDEDEQRGAGSRPPARAPSASPPPPPASDPGPECLEAEGTVALGGAGGALRLAAQYSRASGRLRVRLLGAQGLAAGTAEPRAVGCRVSFVLRPPGKTRPQRSAVVRPSRKAAFDQDVCLDGLSEDQVRRLAVRVKAEKRGRGRERGRLLGQGELLLGSLLLP, translated from the coding sequence ATGCGGCTCCTCGGGAAACTGCGCGCCTCCGCTCCGGAGCCCGCTTTCACCAACGTGCTCACCCCGGCCCGCATCCCCGAGTTCTGCATCCCGCCGCGGCTGCCCGCGCCCTGCGTACCCGAATCTCCGCCTCCGGCCGCGGCTCTGCCCCAGCGCTGCGCCGCCGAGCCGGACCTGTGGCCCCGAGGAGCAGACGATGCCGCCGGGCACACGGACTGGGACCCGCGCTCGCAGGCCGCGCTCTCGCTGCCGCACCTGCCGCGCGCGCGCACCGCCTACGGTTTCTGCGCGCTGCTCGAGAGCCCGCACACTCGCCGCAAGGAGTCGCTCTTCCTCGGGAGCCCCGGGGCCGCCCCGCTCCTGCCCCCGGgcgcagcccccgcccccgcccccgcgctcCCCGCCGGCCCCCGCCCGATCCCGGacgcgcccgccccgccgcccggcGCCCACCGCCTCCTGCGCGCCCCCGAAGGACTGCTGAGCCGCGCGCTGCGGGCCCGCAGGAGCCGCGGCCTGGCGCGCGCCCGTTGCGCGTCCAGTCGGGATGAGGACGAGCAGCGCGGCGCCGGCTCGCGGCCCCCGGCCCGGGCCCCTTCCGcgtccccgccgccgccgcctgcctCCGACCCGGGGCCCGAGTGCCTGGAGGCCGAGGGCACCGTGGCCCTGGGCGGCGCCGGGGGGGCCCTGCGCCTGGCCGCCCAGTACAGTCGGGCCAGCGGGCGGCTCCGCGTCCGGCTGCTGGGCGCCCAGGGCCTGGCCGCGGGAACCGCCGAGCCCCGCGCCGTCGGCTGCCGCGTCAGCTTCGTCCTGCGGCCGCCGGGCAAGACGCGGCCGCAGCGCAGCGCCGTGGTGCGGCCGAGCCGCAAGGCCGCCTTCGACCAGGACGTGTGCCTGGACGGGCTCTCGGAGGACCAGGTGCGCCGCCTGGCC